Proteins from a single region of Spodoptera frugiperda isolate SF20-4 chromosome 8, AGI-APGP_CSIRO_Sfru_2.0, whole genome shotgun sequence:
- the LOC118275261 gene encoding uncharacterized protein LOC118275261 isoform X1: MWCRTILTAVAITCTFTSEIIVHSQGPQTVVQIKDVVCMLLLSGLQKEDLDANTLAKLRRYNVNIDDMNNEHHQECISNPYTTKRINSNIQVTSEVAITKLPTEAFKIPVSERRKFFYNIMYDENIPM; the protein is encoded by the exons ATGTGGTGCCGAACTATACTGACTGCAGTAGCAATTACATGTACGTTCACAAGTGAAATAATCGTACACAGCCAGGGTCCACAGACGGTAGTCCAGATAAAAG ATGTGGTGTGTATGTTATTGTTGAGTGGACTCCAAAAGGAAGACCTGGACGCCAACACATTGGCCAAGCTGCGCCGATATAATGTCAACATCGATGATATGAACAATGA ACACCACCAAGAATGTATATCAAACCCGTATACAACAAAACGAATTAATAGCAACATTCAAGTAACAAGTGAAGTAGCTATAACCAAATTACCAACGGAAGCATTCAAAATACCAGTTTCTGAAAGACGTAAGTTTTTTTACAACATAATGTACGATgaaaatatacctatgtaa
- the LOC118275261 gene encoding uncharacterized protein LOC118275261 isoform X2: MWCRTILTAVAITYVVCMLLLSGLQKEDLDANTLAKLRRYNVNIDDMNNEHHQECISNPYTTKRINSNIQVTSEVAITKLPTEAFKIPVSERRKFFYNIMYDENIPM, encoded by the exons ATGTGGTGCCGAACTATACTGACTGCAGTAGCAATTACAT ATGTGGTGTGTATGTTATTGTTGAGTGGACTCCAAAAGGAAGACCTGGACGCCAACACATTGGCCAAGCTGCGCCGATATAATGTCAACATCGATGATATGAACAATGA ACACCACCAAGAATGTATATCAAACCCGTATACAACAAAACGAATTAATAGCAACATTCAAGTAACAAGTGAAGTAGCTATAACCAAATTACCAACGGAAGCATTCAAAATACCAGTTTCTGAAAGACGTAAGTTTTTTTACAACATAATGTACGATgaaaatatacctatgtaa